The DNA region GCCGCCGACTCTCGGGCGCGGGCAAGTACGAGGAGGCGCTCGTCGAGTTCCAGCTGGCGCTCGAGCTCAATCCCGCCAACGGCGACGCCGAGGGCGCCGTCCGCGAGATGCGGACCGCGCTGCGGACCAAGATGGCGGTGCGCAAGGAAGGCACCACGCAACTGGAGTCGCTGATCAGTCGCGCGCGGGCCCTGCCGCCGCAGGGTCGCGACCTGCCCGACGTCACGGTGCCCGACTCGCTGGTCTTCCGCGACGCCGGCAGCCGCGACGTGCTGACGTCGCTGGCGCGATTTGCCGACATCAGCGTCGTGTTCGACCCCCAGTTCCGCAGCGTGCCGCTGTCGATCGACCTGCGCGGCGCGACGCTCCCGACGGCGCTCGACGCGATCGGCCGGGCCACCGGCACGTTCTGGCGCACGACCGCCCCGCGCACCGTCACCGTCGTGCCCGACACGGCAGCCAAGCGACGCGAATACGAGGAAGAGGTCATCCGCACGTTCTACCTGAGCAACGCGGACCTCAAGGAGACGCTCGACCTGCTGCGCATCGTCGTCGACGCGCGGCGCCTCTCCCCCATCACCGCGACCAACGCCATCTCGATCAAGGACACGCCGGAGCGCATCGAGGCAGCCTCGCGGCTGATTGCGGCCATCGACAAGGCCCGCGCCGAGGTGGTCATCGACGTCGAACTGCTCGAGATCGACCGCACCCGCTTCAAGCAGTACGGCATCCAGATCCTCTCGCCGGGCACCGATGGCGTCGGTATCGGCGGCCAGGTGGACATCAACCAGGAGGGCGGCCTGACGCTCGAACAGCTGACCAACCTGGGCAAGGGCGACATCTTCTTCACGAACCTGCCGGGCCTCTACTACCGCCTGCTCAAGCAGGACAGCGACACGCGCACGCTGGCCAATCCACAGCTGCGTACGTCGGACGGCCTGCCGGCCCAGGCCAAGTTCGGCGAGGAAGTGCCGGTGCCGCAGGTCACCTTCGCGCCGATCGCGACCGGTGGCGTGAACCAGCAGCCCATCACGTCGTTCACCTACCGCAACGTCGGCGTGAACATCGACATCACGCCGCGCACCCATCACAACGACGACGTGACGCTGGCGGTGAAGATCGAGGTGAGCAGCCTGTCAGGCACCGGCTACTCGGGACTGCCGACGTTCGGCACCCGGTCGATCACGACGACGATTCGGCTGCGCGACGGCGAGACCAACCTGCTGGCCGGCTTGATCCGCGACAACGAACGCACGGTGCTCAAGGGCATCCCCGGCCTCAGCGACATCCCGGTGGTCGGCAAGATCTTCGCGAGCAACGAGCGCGAGACCCAGCAGACCGACGTGGTGCTGATGCTGACGCCGCGGATCATCCGCGTGCTCGACCTCGACGAGGACGACCTGCGTCCGTTCCTCGCCGGCCGCAGCGGCGGCCCGGCCTCGGGCGGCTTCGACGTGCCGCCGACCGTCACGCCCCTGCCCTTGCGCCCGTCGCAGCCCGCGGCGGCCCCGCCCGACGGCGACGGGCCCGGCGCGCAGTTCCCGCAACTACCGGCGATTCCCGAGCAGCGCACCTTGCCGGCGCCGCGCCCGACGCCGGTCCCGCCGACGACGACGCCGCCACGCTGACGACGTCTGACGCCGGACGCTTCAGGTTCGGCATTCGGCGTTCGGCGTCACTCACGCGCGACCTGCGCGCCGAGCGCGGCGAGTCGCTCGACGACCTGCGCGTAGCCGCGTTCGACGGTTTCGAGCGGGCCGACCACGCTCTCGCCTTCGGCCGCCAACCCGGCGGCAATCAGCGCCATCCCGGATCGCAGATCACGCGTGTCGAGTTGTCGTCCGCGCAAGGGTGTCGGTCCGGTCACCACCATCCGGTGCGAGTCGCACAGGAAGATGTCGGCTCGCATGCCGCTCAGTTGCTCGAGCGCGAACAGGCGCAGTTCGTACATCCAGTCGTGAATCAGTGTGCGGCCCTCGGCCTGCGTGGCCAGCACCGTGAACAGGCTGACCATGTCGCTCGGGAATGCAGGCCACAGGCCGGTGACCAGGCGGCCCATGCCCACGCACCGCCCCGGCCTGACCTGGACGCGACCGCCGTCGACGGTGCAGGGCACCTGCATCCGCCTGAGCACGGACACGATCGGCTCCATGTCCTCGGCCTCGGCGCCGCGCACGTCGAGGCTGCCGCGCGTCACCGCGCCGACCACGGCCCATGTCCCGGCCTCGATGTAGTCGCCGCGCAGCGTGTGGACGGCGCCGTGCAACCTCGACACGCCATGGATCCTCAGCCGCGAGGTGCCTGCGCCCTCGATCTGCGCGCCCATGGCGATGAGCAACTGGCACAACTCGACCACGTGTGGCTCCGTCGCGACGTGGCGGATGTCGCTCGTGCCCGTGGCGGTCGCCGCCGCCAGCAGCGCCAGTTCGGTGGCCGTGACCGACGCCTCGTCCATGTAAAACGAGGCCCCGACCAGGCCGTCGGGCGCCTCGAAGGCGTGCGCCCCGCCGCCCACGCGACGGGCGCCCAGCGCGGCGAGCGCCTGCTCGTGCGTGGCAATCGTCCGGCGCGACGGGAAATCTCCGCCCGGGGGCGCCAGTTGTACGCGTCCCCGGCGCGCCAGCAGCGGGCCGAGCAGCAACACGGACGCACGGACGCGACCGACCAGGCGCGGGTCGGGCTCGGTGCCCGGCCGCTCGGGGCCGCGCAGCACCAGCGTGCCGGTGCCGCGGCCCTCGACCGTGCTGCCCAGTCCCTCGAGCAGGTCGAGAAGCACCTCGACGTCGCCGATGCGCGGCACGTTGTGCAGCGTGACCGGCTCGGTCGTCAGCAACGATGCGACGATCAGCGGCAGCGCCGCGTTCTTGTTGCCCTCCACCGTGACGATGCCCTCGAGCGGTCGTCCACCCTCTATGCGCAGCACGGACATGTCAGCGATGCCTTTCCGATGAATCGGCCCAGTCGCCGAGGTACACGATCTCTTCCTCGAGCCTGACGCCGGTGCCGGCGTGCACGGCGTCGCGGCAGCGCTCCACGAGGCCGCGGATGTCGGCGGCCGTCGCGCCGGGCCGGGCGACGAT from Luteitalea sp. TBR-22 includes:
- a CDS encoding secretin N-terminal domain-containing protein, which encodes MSSRRSESRRRLPGARLVAVAVLVLATACASAPKPYKVGELAEQREDFDQAIVAYTQAAVADPDNREVTTALKRAKLRASAAHYAKGRRLSGAGKYEEALVEFQLALELNPANGDAEGAVREMRTALRTKMAVRKEGTTQLESLISRARALPPQGRDLPDVTVPDSLVFRDAGSRDVLTSLARFADISVVFDPQFRSVPLSIDLRGATLPTALDAIGRATGTFWRTTAPRTVTVVPDTAAKRREYEEEVIRTFYLSNADLKETLDLLRIVVDARRLSPITATNAISIKDTPERIEAASRLIAAIDKARAEVVIDVELLEIDRTRFKQYGIQILSPGTDGVGIGGQVDINQEGGLTLEQLTNLGKGDIFFTNLPGLYYRLLKQDSDTRTLANPQLRTSDGLPAQAKFGEEVPVPQVTFAPIATGGVNQQPITSFTYRNVGVNIDITPRTHHNDDVTLAVKIEVSSLSGTGYSGLPTFGTRSITTTIRLRDGETNLLAGLIRDNERTVLKGIPGLSDIPVVGKIFASNERETQQTDVVLMLTPRIIRVLDLDEDDLRPFLAGRSGGPASGGFDVPPTVTPLPLRPSQPAAAPPDGDGPGAQFPQLPAIPEQRTLPAPRPTPVPPTTTPPR
- the murA gene encoding UDP-N-acetylglucosamine 1-carboxyvinyltransferase gives rise to the protein MSVLRIEGGRPLEGIVTVEGNKNAALPLIVASLLTTEPVTLHNVPRIGDVEVLLDLLEGLGSTVEGRGTGTLVLRGPERPGTEPDPRLVGRVRASVLLLGPLLARRGRVQLAPPGGDFPSRRTIATHEQALAALGARRVGGGAHAFEAPDGLVGASFYMDEASVTATELALLAAATATGTSDIRHVATEPHVVELCQLLIAMGAQIEGAGTSRLRIHGVSRLHGAVHTLRGDYIEAGTWAVVGAVTRGSLDVRGAEAEDMEPIVSVLRRMQVPCTVDGGRVQVRPGRCVGMGRLVTGLWPAFPSDMVSLFTVLATQAEGRTLIHDWMYELRLFALEQLSGMRADIFLCDSHRMVVTGPTPLRGRQLDTRDLRSGMALIAAGLAAEGESVVGPLETVERGYAQVVERLAALGAQVARE